A part of Augochlora pura isolate Apur16 chromosome 1, APUR_v2.2.1, whole genome shotgun sequence genomic DNA contains:
- the LOC144468836 gene encoding uncharacterized protein LOC144468836, whose amino-acid sequence MQFFILILAVAPIFAAANPLGENHQYPGYGHLREKRQNYAHNQLNQGTGHIQQLLQAQNVRAPLVNIPPQPIPKLGPSQPIKPQYLNQAQVSQYRPQVTLGNGAQQPNYKKPVIPQQPQYRPPQPANYPQQAARPNYNVPQQPQQPQYSSKLPPHVQQLLQFQKSLTN is encoded by the exons ATGCAGTTCTTT attttaatattagccGTGGCGCCTATTTTCGCTGCCGCAAATCCTTTGGGAGAAAATCACCAATACCCTGGCTATg gtCACCTCCGCGAGAAGAGGCAGAATTACGCTCACAATCAGCTGAACCAGGGAACGGGTCACATACAGCAATTGCTGCAGGCCCAGAATGTGCGAGCCCCCCTCGTCAACATCCCGCCGCAGCCGATACCGAAATTGGGCCCGTCCCAGCCGATCAAGCCCCAGTACTTGAATCAAGCGCAGGTTTCCCAGTACCGGCCGCAAGTAACGCTCGGCAACGGTGCCCAACAACCGAACTACAAGAAACCGGTCATCCCCCAGCAACCGCAATACCGTCCCCCTCAACCCGCTAATTACCCCCAGCAGGCCGCGAGACCGAATTATAACGTGCCGCAGCAGCCGCAACAGCCGCAATACTCCTCTaaattgccgccgcacgtACAGCAACTGTTACAATTCCAGAAGAGCttgactaattaa
- the Tll gene encoding nuclear receptor subfamily 2 group E member tailless — MQNPDPQIGHMSVPQPKMPASSSRILYDIPCKVCRDHSSGKHYGIFACDGCAGFFKRSIRKNRHYVCKAKSEGGCMVDKTHRNQCRACRLAKCIQAGMNKDAVQHERGPRNSTLRRQMALYFKEPEMMSNMVTPTAAALDLALPKPPNEPRVTVAAPTPHLPLSHPIYCNSLGLSKIPGNVASLSPVSLMPSIPESICERAARLLFMNVRWARELASGTNLVMEDQLTLLESSWRELFLLAAAQIEPTLDPSGLLPPGPSGLGLIVEVNRFRETLAGFHAMNLDAHEYACIRAIVLFKAGLDSEPLPSSRSSDGSTSPGVVNGSRLRDATAVARLRDGAQLALGQKLSGASFGALRFGKLLLLMPSLRSVSSNAIEELFFRRTIGVIPIEKIISDMYRTA; from the exons GTCGCATCCTTTACGATATTCCGTGCAAGGTCTGCCGGGACCATTCCTCAGGAAAGCATTATGGTATATTCGCGTGCGACGGATGCGCCGGTTTCTTCAAGAGATCGATACGAAAAAATCGTCATTACGTCTGCAAAGCGAAGTCCGAAGGGGGATGCATGGTCGACAAAACACATCGGAATCAATGTCGCGCGTGTCGGCTGGCCAAGTGCATTCAGGCTGGAATGAATAAAGACG CTGTACAGCACGAACGGGGCCCACGAAACTCGACACTGCGCAGGCAGATGGCTTTGTACTTTAAAGAACCCGAAATGATGAGCAACATGGTGACGCCAACAGCGGCAGCTTTGGATCTGGCTTTACCGAAACCACCAAACGAACCACGAGTTACCGTCGCGGCGCCCACACCCCATCTACCCCTTTCGCACCCTATTTATTGCAACAGCTTAGGCTTGTCGAAG ATACCAGGGAACGTAGCGAGTCTGTCACCAGTGTCATTGATGCCGTCGATTCCAGAGTCCATCTGCGAGAGGGCGGCCAGGCTGCTCTTTATGAACGTTCGATGGGCCCGCGAGTTGGCCAGCGGGACGAACTTAGTAATGGAGGACCAGCTGACACTGTTGGAGTCTTCATGGCGGGAATTGTTCCTGCTCGCCGCGGCACAGATCGAGCCGACACTGGACCCCAGTGGACTGTTGCCCCCGGGTCCTTCTGGCTTGGGTCTGATCGTGGAGGTGAACCGCTTCAGAGAGACGCTGGCTGGCTTCCACGCGATGAACCTGGACGCGCACGAGTACGCTTGCATCCGGGCGATCGTGCTCTTCAAGGCTGGCCTGGACAGCGAGCCTTTGCCCAGCAGCAGAAGCAGCGACGGGTCGACGTCTCCTGGAGTTGTCAATGGCAGCAGGCTGAGGGACGCCACGGCTGTTGCCAGATTGCGGGACGGGGCCCAACTGGCTCTTGGCCAAAAGCTCAGTGGCGCCTCCTTCGGAGCTCTTAGGTTCGGCAAGTTATTGTTGTTGATGCCTTCGCTCAGGTCTGTGTCCAGCAACGCCATCGAGGAGCTCTTCTTCAGGAGAACTATCGGCGTCATCCCCATCGAGAAGATCATAAGCGACATGTACAGAACTGCCTGA
- the LOC144467721 gene encoding uncharacterized protein LOC144467721: MNLLFPLLIALPFCAAQFRIQGPSDGNRAAESLSVDDGKVEFSGHKAPSSGGFTIQGASDGHSNVQGASDGHSDFQLRAATALGADRYVHPAPSYNIQGASDGRSQIQGSYDGSSSPKSLEYNDPSGLRVNWRSYDRNVRPSPQQEPQYAEVQASVQRAPQRQRARPRPQQPAQVQPQPQRQSYEPVLPPVQPYENAPAEIKQLLHFQKLLPYMNIIPEPFRYENIISAHANQPQQPQYQPEEQPRYVPEPRRPPSRGKARGPPRQKRQAQKQAQRHQQAEQQLQYSTHLPPEIRQILKFQQQTPYINGIPEQFRFNAEAAQKEQLEAVRAHFREIASSPPQHHSPRSRQKRQAGYSHQQQQQQQPQRPPPEPQLQYSTNLPGYVKELLNYQAQIPYTILPNLIGVTRPEKPYVPQPVQRPDPAPVPAPLPAAQPQYHSQANAYQGQANAYQPQANAQPNVAYQGQQSPYQNQIGSYQNQAAGAYQDQGNAYQGQPNVYKNQADAYQAQQSAYNQVYQSEVKYPQYQQGQPNQGGIRPVTENQY, from the exons ATGAATTTGCTC tTTCCATTGCTAATAGCACTGCCCTTCTGCGCGGCACAATTTCGAATACAAGGGCCTAGCGATGGAAATCGAGCTGCCGAGAGTTTGTCAGTAGACGACGGAAAGGTTGAATTCAGCGGTCACAAAG CTCCATCGTCCGGAGGCTTTACTATCCAGGGTGCATCCGATGGCCACTCGAATGTCCAAGGTGCCAGCGATGGCCACTCAGACTTCCAGCTTCGAGCTGCGACCGCTTTAGGGGCAGACAGATACGTCCACCCAGCTCCATCCTACAACATCCAAGGAGCTTCGGATGGACGTAGCCAGATCCAAGGATCCTACGATGGCTCCAGTTCTCCGAAATCATTAGAATACAACGACCCCAGTG GTTTACGAGTGAATTGGCGGTCGTACGATCGGAATGTGCGGCCGTCACCGCAACAGGAACCGCAATATGCGGAAGTGCAGGCCAGCGTGCAACGCGCACCTCAACGGCAAAGAGCACGGCCACGTCCGCAGCAACCGGCTCAAGTACAACCACAACCGCAAAGACAATCCTACGAGCCCGTGTTGCCACCGGTGCAGCCATACGAGAACGCGCCAGCGGAGATCAAACAGCTTCTTCACTTCCAGAAGCTGTTGCCTTACATGAACATCATCCCTGAACCATTCAg atACGAGAACATAATATCGGCGCACGCAAACCAGCCACAACAGCCCCAGTATCAACCCGAAGAGCAGCCACGATACGTTCCGGAACCAAGACGTCCTCCTTCCCGTGGAAAAGCGCGCGGCCCGCCAAGGCAGAAGCGACAGGCCCAAAAACAGGCCCAGCGGCATCAACAAGCCGAGCAACAGCTTCAATACTCAACTCATCTTCCTCCTGAGATTCGACAGATATTGAAATTCCAGCAGCAAACTCCTTACATCAATGGAATCCCAGAACAGTTCAG GTTCAACGCGGAGGCAGCGCAGAAGGAGCAGTTGGAGGCCGTCCGTGCTCACTTCCGGGAGATAGCGAGCTCTCCACCGCAGCATCATTCACCAAGGTCCAGGCAGAAGAGACAAGCAGGATACTCTCatcagcagcaacaacagcaacagccGCAGCGACCACCGCCGGAACCTCAGCTGCAATACTCGACCAATCTACCAGGCTACGTGAAGGAGCTGCTGAACTACCAGGCTCAGATCCCTTACACCATTTTGCCCAATCTGATAGGCGTCACGCGCCCCGAGAAACCGTACGTGCCCCAACCCGTTCAAAGACCGGATCCTGCGCCAGTTCCCGCGCCACTTCCGGCCGCGCAGCCTCAGTATCATAGTCAAGCAAACGCGTATCAAGGCCAAGCGAACGCCTACCAGCCTCAAGCGAATGCTCAGCCGAACGTCGCGTACCAAGGCCAGCAGAGTCCCTATCAGAATCAAATAGGTAGCTACCAAAACCAAGCAGCGGGTGCTTATCAGGACCAGGGGAACGCTTACCAAGGCCAGCCGAATGTCTACAAAAATCAGGCGGACGCGTACCAAGCGCAACAGAGCGCGTACAACCAGGTGTACCAGAGCGAGGTCAAGTATCCTCAGTACCAGCAAGGTCAGCCCAACCAAGGCGGCATTCGTCCGGTCACCGAGAATCAATATTGA